In bacterium, the DNA window TGCCCGGGATCCATTTGACGGTAGAAAACGACGGCTCCCGCATTCCCGGTGAGAATCTTTCTCGTATCTTTGAACCTTTCTTTACAACCGGTAAAGGAAGCGGACTGGGACTTGCGATTGTTCGACGTGTTATAACAGAACATGAAGGAACCATCGATGTAGAATCGGGTCCAGCAGGAACATTATTCAGAATTTTTCTACCGGCACGGGGCCCGAAATCTAACGGTGTAGACAATGCAGAGGAAACGCATATTGATCATCGATGATGATACGTCTTTGAACGAGGCGCTCGAGACATTGTTGTCAGATGCAGGCTACTCAGTTTTTTGCGCTGAGTCCGGAGAATCAGGAATCGAGATTGTCCGCAAGGAACCGATCGATCTGGTTCTCCTAGACCTGCGATTGGAGGACATCAGCGGCCTGGATTTGCTGACGCAAATTAAATCGGTCCGAGCAGAAACTTCTGTGATCATGATCACCGGTGTTGGAACCATTGAAGATGCTGTTGAGGCAATGCGGCGCGGGGCAGATAACTTTATTGTGAAACCGGTCGATCCTCCAAGACTACTGGTTCTCGTTGAAAAGGGATTCGAGTCAGGTAGCCTTCGCCGTAAGGCTGCCCAGCTGGAAAGATTAAGCAATGCCGCACGTGTTTTGTTCCTGGGAAAAGCCAGGGCGATCCAGGATGCAATAAAGCTGATAGAAGTTGTTGCGCCAAGAGACACGACGGTCCTACTTCGCGGAGAGACGGGAACCGGAAAGGGACTGATCGCGCGTCGAATCCATGAAACTTCGCCGCGGAGCAAACATCCTTTTGTAGAGCTGAACTGCGCCGGATTGCAACGTGATTTAACGGAATCAGAACTCTTTGGACATGAAAGAGGGTCGTTCACCGGAGCTCATGAAAGGAAAATCGGTCTCTTCGAAGCAGCAAACGGCGGAACTCTGTTTTTGGATGAAATTGGAGAAATGGATTATTCCATACAGCCTAAACTCTTAAATGTTTTGGAACAAAAGAGGTTTCGCCGAATTGGAGGAGTCGCAGAAATTGAAGTGGATGTCCGCTTGATTGCGGCAACCCATCGCGATCTAACCAAGGAAATTACTGCCGGCAAGTTTCGCGAAGATCTCTTTTATCGCCTGAATGTTTTTACAATTCCAGTGCCGCCGCTTCGACAGAGAAAGGAAGACATTCTTTCGCTGGCAGAAAAATTTCTGCAAGAATTCGGCGGTGTGCAGGATGGAATTTCACACGAAGCTGCGGAATTACTTTCCTCATACGACTGGCCGGGGAATGTTCGCGAGCTTAGAAATGTTATGGAACGCGCCGCCATTCTTTGTCCGAGCCGATCCCAGGTCTTAATCTCCCATCTTCCCCAATTTACCGGTCCATCGGACGCCCATACGAGATCCCGCTCCGAGCCCCTGACTGTCAACGATGCCGAACTCAAGCTATTCGAATTGGCGCTTCGAACGCATAACTACAATTTGAAAGCCACCGCCCGTGACCTTGGTGTCTCCCGCGGCACTCTCTACAGAAAAATAAAGAAACACAAGATCGCGCTTCCAAAAACGTGAAACTCTTGCTAGTGGACCGCATTTCTCATGATTCGGAATGGAACAAGGTGTTCCGTTAAAGAACACGTTTTCCCTGGGATGACCCTGAACAGCCTCAGAGAAATACAGTGGTACAGCCCTTGCTCGTTACAAAACAGCTTCGACAGAAAATGGATAAGAAGTGTGTGCTCATTGTCGATGATGATGAAGCGATTTTGGAAAGTCTTGCGGGACTCTTTCAGACCGATGATGTAATAGTTGAAGGAGCAAGTACTCTGGAAGAGGCAACAAAATTGCTGAGTGCTCATGCCTTTGATTTGGTGATTTTGGATCTACGTCTCTCATCGGGTGCCTCGCTGGAAGGACTTGATTTGTTATCGCTGATTAAAACGAAGGCTCCGAAAACGCATGTAGTTCTGATGACCGCGTACGGCGCACAGGAGATCGAACGCGAAGCAATAAGGAGGGGAGCGTCGAGTTATTTTGAGAAATCCATTCCCATCAGCGAATTTAGGAACCGCCTCAAGGCTCTCGGTATTTCTGTCTAGGTTTTTATCGATCCGCGGCCGGCTGGCTTACGAGTGCAGCTTTGTGTAGATTCGCCGCTGCATCCGTTTTGCATCCGCGGGATCCGGACGCTCTTCAATTAATTCGGCTGCTGTAGCAGTATGAAAAGAAACGACAATCCAATGTTCGCCGGGGCCGACAACCGCCCGATGCCAGATGTTGACAGGTATGGATGCCCAGTGATCTTCAATCCGCCCATGAAACTGATCCAGCAAAACATGAGATTGCCATCGATCTTCCGTCCAGATCTGCAAGTCTCCTGTTCGCCTCCAGGACCTGACCCGTTGATGACTGTTCGGATGGCGTTCCGCGCCGCTGTTGGAACCCTCCTTCAGTAAAAATACCCAGCTGGAGCGGATCAACTCAGGCAATTTGTTTTCGTAAATTTCCAAAGGAATGGTCTCCCATGCCAACGGATCCTGGCTCCTTTTGAATTCATCCACAACGCGATCCGCAATCCGGTCGATCTGCGCCGACACAGAAGGGTCCTGCAGAATCCGCTCAATCGCCCGCAAGAGTTTGCGTTCTTCTTCAATCATTTGTTCTATTGTCAATTCTTTTCCATAATTAGCACAGAATCAGTGAAAAGCATTTCTGTGCATAACAGATCAGGAGGATGAATGCCTGCTCCCATCAAACCGTTGATCACTTCCGAAGAGTTACAAAGAATTGACATACGCGTCGGCACCATCGTTGCGGTTGACGAGGTGTCTTCGTCTAATAAATTAGTAAAACTTACTGTTGAATTTGGCGACCACCGGCGAGCCATACTTGCCGGTATGAAAAAAGAGCGCGCGAATCCCAAAGAAATTGAAGGGAAACAAGCGTTATTTGTAGTGAATCTCGCTACACGAAAAATGGCCGGCGAGGTCTCGGAAGGAATGCTTTTTGACATCGGCTATGCCGATGGAATTACGCCGGTTCTCGCCCTTCCGGAGAAACTGGTGCCGGACGGAACACGAGCCGAGTAACCTCATTTTTTCGCTAGAACTCGTAGCGGAAGCTATATTGTTTTCTACAACTTTTCGCGGGGGGACAACTGAATGGGATTCTCCATGATTTGAGAGTCTCGGGTCAAAGCACGTAATCATGCTAACACAGAACAAACGCATCAGTCCTATCCTTGCTCCAGCCGTCGCGATCATGAACCGGCTGAAGTACCCTCAAAAGTTTGCGCTCATCAGTTTGTGTTTTGCAATTCCGCTGGCGACGGTCATGTTTTTTTTGATTTCCGAAATGAATGACCGCATTGAATTTTCTGAAAAGGAAATCATCGGTGATGCATACCTCCGCCCTTTACGGAAGCTCCTTGAACATGTCCCTTCAGCGCGAAGCCTGGCTCATTCTTACGCGAAAGGGCAAATCACGCTGCGTCCGGAATTGATTGAGCTGCAATCGATCATCGATCAGGATTTTCAGGAACTCTTATCTGCCGAAAAGCAATACGGAAAGATTCTAAATACAAGTTCCAGACTGAATGTTTTGAGCGAGAACTGGAAATTCCTGAAGAATAAGACTCTCAGTCTCGAGGCATCGGACACCGACACGCTCTATGGCAAAGTGATCGGTGATATACGAGCGTTGGTCTCTCATGCGGGGGATACTTCCAAT includes these proteins:
- a CDS encoding response regulator, with product MVQPLLVTKQLRQKMDKKCVLIVDDDEAILESLAGLFQTDDVIVEGASTLEEATKLLSAHAFDLVILDLRLSSGASLEGLDLLSLIKTKAPKTHVVLMTAYGAQEIEREAIRRGASSYFEKSIPISEFRNRLKALGISV
- a CDS encoding tRNA-binding protein, whose translation is MPAPIKPLITSEELQRIDIRVGTIVAVDEVSSSNKLVKLTVEFGDHRRAILAGMKKERANPKEIEGKQALFVVNLATRKMAGEVSEGMLFDIGYADGITPVLALPEKLVPDGTRAE
- a CDS encoding sigma-54 dependent transcriptional regulator: MQRKRILIIDDDTSLNEALETLLSDAGYSVFCAESGESGIEIVRKEPIDLVLLDLRLEDISGLDLLTQIKSVRAETSVIMITGVGTIEDAVEAMRRGADNFIVKPVDPPRLLVLVEKGFESGSLRRKAAQLERLSNAARVLFLGKARAIQDAIKLIEVVAPRDTTVLLRGETGTGKGLIARRIHETSPRSKHPFVELNCAGLQRDLTESELFGHERGSFTGAHERKIGLFEAANGGTLFLDEIGEMDYSIQPKLLNVLEQKRFRRIGGVAEIEVDVRLIAATHRDLTKEITAGKFREDLFYRLNVFTIPVPPLRQRKEDILSLAEKFLQEFGGVQDGISHEAAELLSSYDWPGNVRELRNVMERAAILCPSRSQVLISHLPQFTGPSDAHTRSRSEPLTVNDAELKLFELALRTHNYNLKATARDLGVSRGTLYRKIKKHKIALPKT